Genomic segment of Bemisia tabaci chromosome 9, PGI_BMITA_v3:
GGCCAGGTAAATAGTTTTTGGTGGTTATTTTGATTCTTGGTTCACAATCAAGACACTAATACAAATCCCACGAAAACGGCGCCTCTTCTGAGATGGTTGATGCAACTAAAGGATCGGTGAGCATTTCTTTGTAACTTTTACTTCTCGATTTTATTACTTCTGGTTTCTGCGTTGACAACTATGCGGACAGATAAAACAACGCAAAAAGTATTATTTCCATCGAAAGAGAAAAGTAACATGGTTTGAATGTATAGTTGATTGGTTGGTTAGTGCATCGTGGTTTTATATTGACCAACGATAtctgaaaactgaaattaaAAAGCAAGGATAAATCACAAAACCAACTTCGGACAGACTCCGCTAACGCAGTAAgcttttaatctaaaaaattggtgcttttattaattttctgttttgtggCGGTAGTCGGTACTCTGCTCAAACAAGTAAGGTCTTTGACTAGGTTTACTaactttttcaaatgaaatatgGAGACAGATTTATAAGTGGACTatacatttcgcaataaggaactgaaatttctggctcatccatagaGGTAGGTATTCGCACGAGGAACAGAATatcacatacgtcgtttctaaaatgaaccaaacattctggttcctcattgcaaaatgaagtccaagtGGCCTTTTAGCTGACGCAGGcgtctttgaatttttgaaaaaatcatcgtAGACCGGCAATGAAGCAGGCTTTGTTCCTcggaatggaaaaaatcgaccatggcgcctaaaaaatggaGGCTCTGCGGCaatgtggcccctaaaaattgctccctaaaaatctggattttcataggaagtcacataaagaaagaaaaaaaaatctatgtaaactgaaaaaactcagaattttcagcactgcaAGTAAAAGCTTGCTTCTTCTATTCTTCaggatttcattcttagtgcttttgtcttccccaagttacagctataCTTACTAGTAAAGCtgctagttctgttacgaaaacatattgcgtctaacttttcactaaatgcgccgtgatatataggcatAAAGTCAATTGGCccgtaaaaaatcttcaatggcgcctaaaaattgggcttgatgcgccacatggctcctaaaactcaaaggtgagtttcgaatacTGGACAGTTGTTAGAGGAATCATATCAAAGATCCTTCAAAAACTCACCGACTCAATTTCTCCGGTTATGGACTGGAATGTTCCCTCGAGCTCAAAGAGTACCAAAACATCCTTCACTTGAACGCTCATCTTCGTGAAAGCGCGTAAAAATTCCATACTTTTCTTAACGGCTGTGAACGCTCTCGTAGCGTATGACCTACTACCATTCAGAGACAACAAATTCAGCGCGCTCTCCAGTATTTGTGACTCATTGAAGTGTTTGAAGGCTTGTTTGTTATCCTGGAACACAGTATGAACAGAAACAAATTTACATCTTTTACAAAGTTTTGGCACCGATTGATTTTCCTACACTTGGAGATACAACATTCCGAAACGAAAAGGAACGTTAGCAACAGTTATCTATCCACAATTTAGCTGTCGACTACTTTGTTGATGGCTGATGAGTTTTGAGTGATGCAAGACgcccaaaaattttacgaaacatCGGCTTGTTTGTATAACGGATTGCTGGAAACGTTGCTTTCAGGAAACTCACAAAAATATGTCTCGTATTTTGAGGCAACAATGAAAAACTCCTTATGCATGAGGTCTCAATTGACTACCACATTCCTGCATGTAACTGCAACTAGTGATCTTTTACTCATCGAttcatatggactacattttgcaatggaccacgATTTCTATCGcagagaaacaacgtatgtaccattagtctccctatgcacataagtgtttttatcgATGAGCCAGTAATTGAATTACTAAATACAAAAatggcacatgtccagaaaaccaaattgttcaggagacacaaaaaactgtttatttcgtggtagatattttttaaacataaagactttccaaaaaatatctaccacgaaataaacagttttttgtgtctcctgaacaatttggttttctggatatgtgccctttttgtatttagtgattcaattatggttccgaattgcaaaatgttgttcaTATACTTGACAGAGCCATATTCGTTCTTTAGAGAATTCAAGACGACGGAATTTAAATCTTACTGTTTTATTAATGTTGAGCATGGTGGTAATCAGGAACTCAGTGAGTGCATCCTCCTCAGGAATCATGGGGTGGAATCTAGCGGGGACTCCTTGAAGCATAAAGACAGAAACCCCATGGCCGGCGTTCGAGAGAAGTGTTGAGAGCAACATCGCTATACCACCACTCCATGTCTCGGCAACTATCGTGAAGGGCCCTCGCTTTTGGATTTCCATCATTGACtatggtgaaaaagaagaagaaaaaaagaagaaaacgtattttaaataattacaaaGCCTCAGTCTCCTCTTGAAAGAAGACTCGTCGTGATAAATTCACGGCCTTAGAATTAAAACTGAAACAGGTCCAcgttataattggacgtatttctatcaaacggaactatgtgcattatgatgtgagccctgttatacatgtattcttatgggtctcagtgttcatgtcttaatgcacatagttccgtttgatagaaatacgtccaattgcacaGCGTTTAGGATattcgatggctaaagtgcgaaaccaggtatctccattacggtgtttcagaatctctgctcCTAGTTTATTTTGTCGAGGAGGAACAATTCAATTATACAACCTGAGATTTTTACGCATTATTCTGCAAATAGAGGAGAAACATAAAggatgttttcaagaaattaagttgactagttttccacagATGAGATAAAATATGATCGGAGGTCTATAACGTCGCAAACGAGGGTACTTGGTTTTGTACTGAagccatcaaaatgaatcatatctaaattgaaaattttaaaaagagaccTATTTGCGGTcctaagggaggggggagggggtcatgTCTAGTCTTTCGTCAGCCTcttattttcaaatgagaatatTTATCAATATAAATGATACATTTTCGGCTATTTTTCAGGCTGCGTTGTATCCGtataaaatgaggaaaaaggaTGAAGCCTGAGTTAAAAGGGAAGCGCAGGTGTCTTACGAGTGCTTTAGAAGGGAAGGGAGGATCCAACAGTCGGCCTAGGTGTCTTACGCAATAATTGAATGGATTGAATGTAATTTGAATCACAAATGGTtagcgtttagcaggaaggaaccaagccacagcagcaattgtcaaatttaagggggcaattcaaatttttacgagaggacgtttgtgcggattcctttggaaattttgaggaatttgcttcgtattatgcagaaaattcactgaaatttgcaaaaaaaaatccgcttaaccgttttcatgtaaaatattagaTTGTCCGatttttgacaatagctgatgtggtttggttcctttctgcgtaaCGAGGTCCAAATCCAAATATTCTTTAGCAAGTTTTGACCGTGGTACATACCTTGAGGAGGTTCAAAGCGATTTGGTTTATCGATGGGGCTCTGTGGTGTACATGGGCCACAAAACACGGATACATTAACCTAGAAATAAGGGGCCTCAGCTGGTTCTCGCAAAAAGCGGGGATGAGGAAAACAGGGCGGACTTCCTTGTAGCCTTTCCGGCGTGGCGCCAGGGACGTGGAGGGTAGAAAAACGGCGCACATCTGATCCGGACATTCCGCGTCTAACGTGGATAATCGTTTTCCGATCTCTGTCAACTCTTTTATTGAAGTTGGTAGGTAGTTCGTGATCTGGTCTACTTTGGCATTAGTTTCTTCTGGAAAACAGAGATACTAGGGTCAAATTGTAAAAAACATAAGTGAAACGCGATTTGACTGAGGTCTATTATCAGTGATCCATAAGATATAGTATGAGTCATGCTAAATGCCATGCTTCGTTACTAAAATTATACATATGATAGATTAGAAATTGGTGATTTTCTGGTTCATATTATgatcaataaatttaaaatattccaTTTGCGGATCCAAGGAGAAGCGGAttccgtatgatactgtgcaacgcctcagTTGCGAAATAATTGCGTGAAGCACtgcggcgggcgagggcgactagcgcgacacgcgcgtggcgcctacaaacctaacagggatacttcacgcattgcgcaatgcgtcaggcgtaggcgccagtgcgcatgtcgcgctggcagcacgccgctccgctctgtgtttggctctaatattaatCTCGCGAAGTCGACGCTTTtctactcataattttgaaatgttcgcacactccgcatagattattctcatttatattgatagaaaaaaaatgttttgaaggaaaatacagTGTGTTCTGGAAATATAAGGTGGTTCTgtgccaaatttaatgatttctaaaacactttaattttgtcttttatatgttgtgcttttattgtgctgcggCGAGgtgcgcaaccaaacgctcaaaattggactatttgactaaaagatcgatgtacatatgggttaaaaccaatgattgcgtgcttcttggttttttccctcttttattcatccACGTTATAgcttctttcaacacaactacggctcagtaaggttaatatcgatgccatcgcttgaaaAGGTTTCACgtatatttgccacgttttaaaattataaatgtttttaaaatgtttttaatcaCAAAATGATGCCAATCGAGTAAAGATATTTCAAAATATGATGTTGTTGCGTTACCTTTTCGTctctttgtttttgtttttttcttcactaCATAAACTGCCGATCGAGCAGGGTTCGTGAAAGCATGAGTGAGAACATGCGTGTAGTCTAAACTGTTGTCACATAGGATTGAAATCGTATTGTCAAGGCAAGACTCAATATTCTCTGTTTGTATATTGAACACTGGACAAGACTGATGCAGTAAGTTCCGTGCTTCTTGAATATTCCTAATAGCATTGTCATTCATATCCTATTCGAACATAGAACCAAATGAATAATTTCCAACAACCGAAAATGCGCATTAAAAAACTTTAACTATAAGAATTGAAATGACCAAGAGCCtcagtgtcatttttttaacaagGCTTTATGAAACGCCTGAAAAAAAGCTTGATGTCGTCGTTTTTCTCACGAAAAAACTTAACTACATATACATTTCAATGTTAccagatttttctgcaaaaatttcattttaaccaGAAGAATTCTGATgatttctgactaaaaatttcactaattcacaataattaagtaattaattgattaatttcattatttctctgattttatgcaaaaatcagacaaattttggatgcAAGTCTATTTTCGTAAATAGTTGAAttatttgagttaattttgcaatcttgaaaTGGAGTAACTTTCCTTCCTGCGGGAAACGACAATATATGTCATTGAAAACTTGCATGATCaaatattttcctctgatttcgtAAAATCATCTATGGTCTACGGGTtttcccctcctcccctcttTTTTCATCTTCACAATTTATTTTACGGGAGTTAATATTGTGACACCAAGAACATCGATAGTAAGGTATTTTAATTTAGAAACTACCAAGGACTTAACATTTttcaggggcggatccagcaatttggcaacaccagattttctccatttaaacctatgttgaataatcgattcttgtcggagcacctggcctctccaagaatcgatacatttccgtaggtttaaatgggataaACAaggttgccaattcgctggatccgccaatgatatTTTTCTCACCAAAGCAACGGTAAAAACAGCCGCAATATTTCCCATCATTGATGCCCTCTCGATCAAATTTTTGGCCCCTGACAGTGATTGGACTTGAGTGGCTGACGTCATCATGACTGAGGCATTTTGTTTCGTCAGTCGTTCATTTATCCGCTTCACAGCGTTGGAGCTGCAAAATTGCGTCATTGTCGCCAAacaaattttgttcgcactaTGATCAAGCAACCAAGTTATCAGACGTGCAGCATTCTCTACATTTGAACCTATTGGAGAAATTGTAAATGTTAGTGATTTTACTCTTACGATACAGCAGTCTGTTAATATTCTATTGTAAGTGTAGAGTGAGGTATCTTATTCAAGAATGATGAAAATTGCTCTGCTAGGATACCTTTCAATATATGATGCCAATAGATTTGCATGATATATTTTCAACTCCAGTGCCTGGAGTGCATACGATACATGTATGGTATGGGGGACAAGTTCTCGGCTAATAACGTGAGAACAAAGAAATTaccaaaaaatccaaattttgttcaaattactgaaattgaagCGTTTTCATTACATCTCGTCGGCGCTTTCATATTTATGTCTCAAATTTGGTTCCGTAGACTTTTGAATATGTGAATAATTAATTCCGTACTCCAATTCGGGAGTATTCATATGCTAATTATACTAATAtactttgtttaaaaaagaaaaatggataAGTTTATTCCAtctttgtgtaaaaaaaaaatacaagcagttccaacgcccaagcgttgaagggcgcttctttgacaaagcatattactaccaacttatgaACCCGAAGgctgacgaagatggaatttgaagtgggattctttaaccgcaaaacccttcaaaactacagatcgaccgcgaagatctgaaactttccacaagcACTTTGTGACGAATGTACgttggtggtgaatggaaacataaaggatccactgtaaatcagacgacgggaaagagcggcggaacctctaaagctggtgcgtcaacgcgatctagcggacagcggcgtcgcgacgccgcgaggtagggcgcgcaggtcgcgggggagcggggccgcgtgaagaggagttcagccagggggaggggaagcgcgggtcgcggggaagagagggaccggccggccggcggtgacatcggccatggatgaaaatataggcagcgctaatgtctccgctaactggagttgggggtccttattcattctcatggtccatgacataaccttaaaccttccgctcaatgccgcaaacagctgacgtgtcgatgctgcgccaataaaatgaaccaatcacaaagtagcacagtaatacgtcactaaaatgaagagatcacgtgactgttcgtaatattttcaaatcgatctgaaagtactgcctcggatataagtatttaaagcataaggaggccctaaaatactttaaccaggtaatacgttcgtgcgagattgttatgcttaaaagcaaaacatttcacgaaaacttttacgaataccagatgcagaaaaaaatcaaattttcccgggtgtaccagaatggcgtcattacccataaggcaaaagggcatgtagtatagtacatgttacatcgggggagtcgaacggttggaaagggcgcatctggtacccagaagcgcccaaaatttAGCATAAACTATCTGCTGGACAATGAAATGACAATAAAAGGAGGATGAAACAAATCATACTTAAAACTATATAAGTCTGTTCTGGATCACATAGTGTTATTCTGTGCATGTGACCGCTCTCtgttgatttatttttgttatcaGTCGATTGCTTGTGCAGGCTCAGCACAATTTTCGCGGATTTATTCTGTAAACTTTTGAGTAGCCTAGAAAAAACAGGGAAATAGGTGAAACACTTAGTGCAATAAattctaataaaaaaaagaaattatgtcATTCAACAGAGTGAGGTCCATTTAGTAATTTGGAGCCCTTACTAATAATACCCAAATTCTTTTTGGCGTATACTTTCCTGAATAGCCTAAATGTGACAAATCAATGGTTCCATCAGTATTCGAACGTATTAAAGGACAATATTGAGGCACTGTTGTTTCAGAATCTCAgttgctaattaatcccttggagaagaatttaatggatattttttccagaattcttgtCATAGtaaattgtagaatcataaggaatattcagtaatTTGTTTCGTGAAATGGAAGCATTCACTTTCCTTGAAatgaattaatgaaattttaaaggagacTCTAAAACACTAGAACCGAGAAGTGTCCTTTTCGCATCGAGTGCCTCAATTCTGTACACGCATGTCAGAGACTAAATACGTAGTTAAATCATGCATTTTCTCAAATGCAGAGGCAAACGGTAAACTATTCTAATTCCCATTAAAATGttgcatattttgcaataatttctGTTAGCATtattctttgaatattttactactagttaaaattttaattctgtGGTAAAAAAATGTCCTGTTCCGGCAACAATGCATCATTCATATCAGAAACTATATCATTTTCACGGGGActgaactattttttttatcacaaaaacAGCATGAACAGCATAATTTCTACGACAAAAAAGTAGGTGGGTCCTGGAAATCACCATTCGCACTTCATGAGAAAGTTAtcttttttctttgtcattAGATAATTCCTTCAAAATCGTGCACCTTTTTATGAAGGaagttttgtattatttttataaaactCTGATACGTAATTAATTTTAGTAAACTGAGAAAGATGTAGGCGGTGTCAGCCCTTGTTACATATCAAAGTGACGTCATTAGTTACTTACTGCGGACGGAATTGAAGCTCCTCAACAGCTACAATCTGACGCGGCAAAACAATGGCTTGTTCCGACTTCAGGAATTCATCGACCAACTTATGCAAACACCTTTTACGGTTTTCGGGCATACGCAAAATATCTGAGAGCGAGAAGCTAAGATAACTGGCGGATTTCAGGAACTCTCGCATGGGAAGCGGCGAGTTTACGACTGCTACTTCATCGTTAAGGTTGATGAAGTTACCATACTGAGCGATACACATCCACGAGGTCACCATTTTCTCCCACGACAGGTCGCTCACGATGACGTCAGCGCCTTTCCCTTTCGTTTCCAGCATCAGTGTGACGTAGAAATCCGGGTCGTTGTGGTTTGTGATGTGGTGTGTTGGTATCTGTTTGAAAGAGGTAGGTGagtaaaattttggatcttCTTGCAAAGTCGTCAGATTAATGGTGAAAAGGGTGGGAAGGGGATTCTTCAGCTC
This window contains:
- the LOC140225371 gene encoding fatty acid synthase-like; translated protein: MKPGRTVDPLISALEEVLQLPNNNIRIKLLITDPANCDQLDTNVCLSVLTDSNSIMHITTMNAIEDVYLLTALPIDTTLNSIMDVATVYKQEYVVLFEQVFGSQRFGLIKKVNSRRKVRVLPIPEEWRASINALKSSKDTENEIALLIFNQPISANPLVLQQEVLSAIGTRSARCFFLMDENAPAFSVDVPLYNDQIKRGMKVNIMLNGQWGSFRSQPILSTLVPDFSRLLPLVDDASKEVDIHYVGLISVGQKRGNETEHYIMDYSGVKRCNGDQVIGIAHSGTQTEQEIILDPIFHWKIPQYLPLEDAVSLPHAYLMAHLIISDFNKHQHKKTVFIHNGQSSIGMACISVALDVGHEVYTTVPSTEDRDTITRTFHQIPTHHITNHNDPDFYVTLMLETKGKGADVIVSDLSWEKMVTSWMCIAQYGNFINLNDEVAVVNSPLPMREFLKSASYLSFSLSDILRMPENRKRCLHKLVDEFLKSEQAIVLPRQIVAVEELQFRPQLLKSLQNKSAKIVLSLHKQSTDNKNKSTESGHMHRITLCDPEQTYIVLSSNVENAARLITWLLDHSANKICLATMTQFCSSNAVKRINERLTKQNASVMMTSATQVQSLSGAKNLIERASMMGNIAAVFTVALDMNDNAIRNIQEARNLLHQSCPVFNIQTENIESCLDNTISILCDNSLDYTHVLTHAFTNPARSAVYVVKKKTKTKRRKEETNAKVDQITNYLPTSIKELTEIGKRLSTLDAECPDQMCAVFLPSTSLAPRRKGYKEVRPVFLIPAFCENQLRPLISRLMYPCFVAHVHHRAPSINQIALNLLKSMMEIQKRGPFTIVAETWSGGIAMLLSTLLSNAGHGVSVFMLQGVPARFHPMIPEEDALTEFLITTMLNINKTDNKQAFKHFNESQILESALNLLSLNGSRSYATRAFTAVKKSMEFLRAFTKMSVQVKDVLVLFELEGTFQSITGEIESLSTQKPEVIKSRSKSYKEMLTDPLVASTISEEAPFSWDLY